AGCCTCAAGGAAATAATGCAATTATTGACGTTTTTGCTCTCTTTTCGTGGGTTCAAGGTTACTCACTTCTGAGTAACTGTAGTGTGATCCACGTCAAATTTCCGCGAAGCTGACACCTTTCAGCAAGGCTGTTTTTGGGCATTTGTTGCAAATGTTAATGGCATACGACTGAACGTTCTTGCAGACTATCACAACTACCACAAATAAATAACACGCTGTTTTACCAGTATTTTTAATGTGGGAACTGATGAAGTACGCAAAAAAAACGCGTATCTTCTGCATGGATTTTTCTGTCACGCTAAAGTTTTACCTAACTGGCGCCATTGCGGAGCGCACTGTGGAGCATACTTTGTTTGATTTACCTCTCTATTTTAAATTTTTTGTTGGCCTGTTTGCGCTGGTAAACCCGGTCGGGATCATTCCGGTATTTATTAGCATGACCAGTTATCAGATGGCTGAGGCACGCAACAAAACCAATCTTACGGCCAATGTATCGGTGGCGATTATTCTATGGACGTCCTTGTTTCTCGGTGACGCCATATTGCAGCTCTTCGGCATTTCGATTGATTCATTCCGCATCGCCGGGGGTATCCTGGTGGTGACGATTGCCATGTCGATGATCAGTGGGAAGTTAGGGGAAGATAAACAAAACAAACAGGAAAAGTCAGAAACCGCTATCCGTGAAAGCGTTGGCGTTGTGCCGCTGGCATTGCCATTAATGGCGGGGCCGGGGGCAATCAGTTCGACCATTGTGTGGGGAACGCGCTACCACACTTTAGGTCATCTGATAGGTTTTTCGCTTGCGATAGCGTTGTTCGCGTTCTGTTCATGGGGGCTGTTTCGCATTGCGCCGTGGCTGGTGCGCTTACTTGGGCAAACCGGTATTAACGTTATCACGCGTATCATGGGTCTGCTGTTAATGGCGTTAGGTATTGAGTTTATTGTCGCGGGCGTTAAATCGCTTTTCCCTGGTCTGCTGAATTGATTCACGCATCCTTTATAAGAAGAATATATATTTTCGCTATATTTAACTTTATATAGCGAGGGTGGTGCAAGCTTCTTTTCGACGGTAAATAAAAGCGCAAAATTAGCAAATCATATGAAGAATAAGCAAAACAGCGCGAAGCATACTAAATTGCACTAATCAGAAAATCTTTTTTCTATCAGTGGATTATAAGTTTCATGAATCCTTATCGCGTAATTTTTACGCATACAGGTGTGTTCTTTCCCTGACCCAATACTATTGGGCTTGCCGAGACTTTATCGAAATGATATTAGTACTTTCAATCTTCTCGCAGATGAATGTGCTAAAAAATAGTCAATTGTTGCTTTTTTGTACAAAAATGTCTGATGTCAGTTGAAAAGCATTACACGGCGGTGGTGCTTGTTTATCTGGTTGAAAATAAAAGATAAAAAATAAACAGGGAGTTTGAGTCATCATCTCTCTGCGGCTATCGCTGTGCCGCAAAAGAGAAACGGTTAACAAATTTGCAAATTGTATTGGCGGCGGTGGAATGCATTTGTTATTTTCCGCCCACTGTGTTTATCAGCCTAATAATTCGCAGATAAACCGCTTTGTTGAGAATCGTTTTCAACTATAACAATTGAAGTCATGAATGCAACGCGCCTCGACAGGGGAGGCGCGTAAATGAATCGACGTAAGATTGCCGTTTGAGCAGTCCGTAATAAAAAAGTCGGTGATAGCAGCAGTAAAAAAAGATGTCTGATAGCGCCAAAAGCTCCTGCGCTACTCAGGCCCCCAACAGGGGATGAAACACGCTGGCGTGAACGTCAGTAATTATAATGAGTGGAGTAACAACACAATGTCCATTATCACAAAGAAAAGTCTGGTAGCGGCGGGTATTCTTACGGCGCTAATTACCGGTAATGCAGCATTCGCTGCCGATGTCCCGGCCGGTGTCCAACTGGCGGAAAAACAGACGCTAGTTCGCAATAACGGTGCTGAAGTTCAATCTCTCGATCCGCATAAAATTGAAGGTGTTCCTGAGTCAAACGTTAACCGCGACCTGTTTGAAGGTCTGCTGATTTCCGATGTCGAAGGCCATCCAAGCGCCGGTGTTGCTGAAAAATGGGAAAACAAAGATTTTAAAGTCTGGACTTTCCATCTGCGTAAAAATGCGAAATGGTCTGATGGAACCCCCGTTACCGCGCATGATTTCGTTTACAGCTGGCAGCGCCTGGCTGACCCGAAAACCGCTTCTCCTTACGCCAGTTACCTGCAATACGGCCATATCGCTAATATCGACGACGTTATCGTCGGGAAAAAACCAACCAGCGAGCTGGGCGTAAAAGCCATTGATGATAATACCTTCGAAGTCACGCTGAGCGAGCCGGTGCCTTATTTCTATAAACTGCTGGTTCACCCGTCAGTTTCTGCTGTACCTAAAGCCGCTATCGAAAAATTTGGCGATAAGTGGACGCAGCCTGCGAATATCGTGACCAACGGTGCTTACAAACTGAAAGACTGGGTGGTCAACGAACGTATCGTTCTGGAACGCAACACCAACTATTGGGATAACGATAAGACCGTTATCAACCAGGTGACTTATCTGCCAATTGCCGCAGAAGTTACCGACGTTAACCGCTATCGCAGCGGCGAAATCGACATGACCTATAACAACATGCCGATTGAACTGTTCCAGAAACTGAAAAAAGAGATCCCCAAAGAAGTCCACGTTGACCCGTATCTGTGTACTTATTACTACGAAATCAACAACCAGAAAGCGCCGTTCACTGACGTTCGAGTCCGTACCGCTCTGAAACTGGCGCTGGATCGCGACATCATCGTTAATAAAGTGAAAAACCAGGGCGATCTGCCGGCCTAC
The nucleotide sequence above comes from Kosakonia sp. H02. Encoded proteins:
- a CDS encoding YchE family NAAT transporter, with amino-acid sequence MEHTLFDLPLYFKFFVGLFALVNPVGIIPVFISMTSYQMAEARNKTNLTANVSVAIILWTSLFLGDAILQLFGISIDSFRIAGGILVVTIAMSMISGKLGEDKQNKQEKSETAIRESVGVVPLALPLMAGPGAISSTIVWGTRYHTLGHLIGFSLAIALFAFCSWGLFRIAPWLVRLLGQTGINVITRIMGLLLMALGIEFIVAGVKSLFPGLLN
- the oppA gene encoding oligopeptide ABC transporter substrate-binding protein OppA yields the protein MSIITKKSLVAAGILTALITGNAAFAADVPAGVQLAEKQTLVRNNGAEVQSLDPHKIEGVPESNVNRDLFEGLLISDVEGHPSAGVAEKWENKDFKVWTFHLRKNAKWSDGTPVTAHDFVYSWQRLADPKTASPYASYLQYGHIANIDDVIVGKKPTSELGVKAIDDNTFEVTLSEPVPYFYKLLVHPSVSAVPKAAIEKFGDKWTQPANIVTNGAYKLKDWVVNERIVLERNTNYWDNDKTVINQVTYLPIAAEVTDVNRYRSGEIDMTYNNMPIELFQKLKKEIPKEVHVDPYLCTYYYEINNQKAPFTDVRVRTALKLALDRDIIVNKVKNQGDLPAYSYTPPYTDGAKLTEPDWFKLTQEQRNAEAKKLLAEAGYTADKPLTFNLLYNTSDLHKKLAIAVASIWKKNLGANVKLENQEWKTFLDTRHQGTFDVARAGWCADYNEPTSFLNTMLSDSSNNTAHYKSPAFDKIIGDTLKVTDEAQRTELYSKAEQQLDKDSAIVPVYYYVNARLVKPWVGGYTGKDPMDNIYVKNLYIIKH